A window from Citrus sinensis cultivar Valencia sweet orange chromosome 3, DVS_A1.0, whole genome shotgun sequence encodes these proteins:
- the LOC102619477 gene encoding stearoyl-[acyl-carrier-protein] 9-desaturase, chloroplastic, translating into MALKLSPFTTQTQKFPSFALPQMGSLRSPKFSMASTLRSNTKEVENLKKPFMPPREVHVQVTHSMPPQKIEIFKSMEDWAENNILVHLKPVEKCWQPQDFLPDPASDGFDEQVKELRERAKELPDDYFVVLVGDMITEEALPTYQTMLNTLDGVRDETGASLTSWAIWTRAWTAEENRHGDLLNKYLYLSGRVDMRQIEKTIQYLIGSGMDPRTENSPYLGFIYTSFQERATFISHGNTARLAKEHGDMKLAQICGTIASDEKRHETAYTKIVEKLFEIDPDGTIVSFADMMRKKISMPAHLMYDGRDDNLFEHFSAVAQRLGVYTAKDYADILEFLVGRWKVEKLTGLSGEAQKAQDYVCGLPARIRRLEERAQGRAKQGPTIPFSWIYDRQVQL; encoded by the exons atgGCTCTCAAGCTCAGCCCTTTCACCACTCAAACCCAGAAATTTCCTTCCTTTGCTCTTCCTCAAATGGGCAGCCTCAGATCTCCAAAGTTCTCCATGGCTTCAACTCTTCGTTCTAACACCAA GGAGGTTGAGAACCTCAAGAAGCCTTTTATGCCCCCTCGGGAGGTGCATGTTCAAGTCACCCACTCCATGCCACCTCAAAAGATTGAGATCTTCAAATCCATGGAGGACTGGGCTGAGAACAACATTTTGGTTCACCTGAAGCCAGTTGAGAAGTGTTGGCAACCACAGGATTTTCTGCCAGATCCTGCCTCTGATGGATTCGATGAACAAGTCAAGGAACTAAGGGAGAGGGCAAAAGAGCTTCCAGATGATTACTTTGTTGTTTTGGTTGGAGATATGATTACGGAAGAAGCTCTTCCAACATATCAAACAATGCTTAATACCTTGGACGGGGTTCGTGATGAAACAGGTGCTAGCCTCACTTCTTGGGCTATTTGGACAAGAGCATGGACTGCTGAAGAGAATAGGCATGGAGACCTTCTGAATAAGTATCTCTACCTGAGTGGACGGGTAGACATGAGACAAATTGAGAAGACTATTCAGTATTTAATTGGATCCGGAATG GATCCCCGTACAGAAAACAGTCCCTACCTTGGTTTCATCTACACTTCATTCCAAGAAAGGGCAACTTTTATTTCTCATGGAAACACAGCTCGCCTTGCCAAGGAGCATGGTGACATGAAGTTGGCTCAAATATGTGGTACGATTGCTTCAGATGAGAAGCGCCACGAGACTGCCTACACCAAGATAGTGGAAAAGCTTTTTGAGATTGATCCCGATGGAACCATCGTGTCTTTTGCTGACATGATGAGGAAGAAAATCTCTATGCCTGCTCACTTGATGTACGATGGCCGTGACGATAACCTCTTCGAGCACTTTTCAGCTGTTGCTCAGCGGCTTGGTGTCTACACTGCCAAAGACTACGCCGACATTTTGGAATTCTTGGTGGGCAGATGGAAGGTTGAGAAGCTAACTGGGCTGTCTGGTGAGGCACAGAAAGCTCAAGACTATGTTTGTGGGTTACCTGCAAGAATCAGAAGGCTGGAGGAGAGAGCTCAGGGAAGGGCAAAGCAAGGACCCACCATCCCTTTCAGTTGGATTTACGACAGACAAGTGCAACTCTAA